A single genomic interval of Helicoverpa zea isolate HzStark_Cry1AcR chromosome 19, ilHelZeax1.1, whole genome shotgun sequence harbors:
- the LOC124639605 gene encoding uncharacterized protein LOC124639605 gives MQTRRATAVKDLEDKLRATLKELETTKNLCAQLLQEREDSEVEVKNVVDKNTVLKNDLAELHIQHMDLLDQHNHLQQVLSSFHECSDTHELTLRRIQELELELKEAHNTISQLEVTKHSEQAVETQSLFTKLVGSTHAVCSPAVTIDLTGDDTITQCPQILSKNKIKKYVKLNKIIRKSRLALKKQIKLKNCIKLRKDRINLVQQLHSCSLELDHCRHMYDLDTQYLNDRLQAKESLLTEISSKYEDSQNQLSERIMLDQMSSHFNLNHIFHDHQFGFSKGRCTTDAGVRLVTQILEAWENSQNALGVFCDLSKAFDCVDHNTLICKLNHYGIRGKALKLVLSYLSDRQQKVDINGSTSSGSLVKMGVPQGSILGPFLFLAYINDLPYMMSDLADVILFADDTSLIFKINRKEM, from the exons ATGCAGACCCGCAGAGCTACAGCTGTAAAAGACTTGGAAGACAAGCTGAGAGCTACCCTGAAAGAGCTGGAGACCACAAAGAACCTCTGTGCCCAGCTGCTGCAGGAGAGAGAAGACAGCGAAGTGGAAGTCAAGAATGTTGTCGACAAGAACACAGTCTTGAAAAATGACCTGGCTGAGCTGCATATTCAGCACATGGATCTCCTCGACCAACACAACCACCTGCAACAAGTGCTGTCATCCTTTCATGAGTGTAGTGATACTCATGAACTAACCCTAAGGCGCATACAAGAGCTTGAATTGGAGTTGAAGGAGGCCCACAACACCATTTCTCAATTGGAGGTTACAAAACACAGTGAACAGGCTGTTGAAACCCAATCTCTCTTTACTAAGTTGGTCGGTAGTACTCATGCAGTGTGCAGCCCGGCTGTAACCATAGACTTGACTGGTGATGATACCATTACACAATGTCCTCAAATTCTTAGTAAGAATAAGATTAAGAAATAtgttaaactaaataaaatcattagaaAATCTAGACTAGcccttaaaaaacaaattaagttaaaaaattgtattaagCTTAGGAAGGACCGCATTAACTTAGTACAACAATTACATAGTTGTTCTCTTGAGCTAGACCATTGTAGACACATGTATGACCTAGACACCCAATACTTAAATGACAGATTGCAGGCTAAAGAGTCACTATTGACTGAAATCTCTAGCAAGTATGAAGATTCACAAAACCAGCTTAG tgaacGGATCATGCTAGATCAGATGTCCAGTCATTTTAACCTCAATCATATATTCCATGACCACCAGTTTGGTTTCTCGAAGGGTAGATGTACTACAGACGCAGGTGTCAGGCTAGTGACTCAAATCCTAGAAGCCTGGGAGAACTCACAGAACGCTTTAGGTGTATTCTGTGACCTTTCCAAGGCGTTTGATTGCGTGGATCACAACACTCTTATTTGTAAACTAAACCATTACGGAATTCGTGGTAAAGCTCTCAAACTTGTCTTATCCTATTTGTCAGACAGACAGCAAAAAGTAGATATAAACGGATCAACATCTTCAGGGTCATTAGTTAAAATGGGCGTGCCTCAAGGTTCAATACTGGGCCCCTTTCTATTTCTTGCATATATTAATGATCTCCCGTACATGATGTCTGACTTGGCAGATGTAATTCTATTTGCAGATGACACTtcccttatttttaaaattaatagaaaagaAATGTAG